A single Staphylococcus muscae DNA region contains:
- the def gene encoding peptide deformylase yields the protein MAIKKILNYRTSNLRQKTLPVTTFNEKLTTLIENLEDTMYEMDSQAIAAPQIGVNQQVALIDMGQDGLLQLINPEIISSSSETAIELEGCMSVPGRYGEVERSRMIVVKSYDLHGNEVELTAYDDIARMILHEIDTLNGILFIDKMKKEVTEAELEAYLEDE from the coding sequence ATGGCGATAAAAAAAATTTTAAATTATCGCACGTCTAATTTGCGACAAAAGACGCTACCGGTAACAACATTTAACGAAAAGCTAACAACTTTAATAGAAAATCTTGAAGATACGATGTATGAGATGGACAGTCAGGCGATTGCCGCACCACAAATCGGTGTAAATCAACAAGTGGCTTTAATCGATATGGGACAAGATGGTTTGCTGCAATTGATAAACCCGGAAATTATTTCTTCTAGCTCGGAAACAGCTATCGAGTTGGAAGGATGTATGAGTGTTCCAGGTCGTTACGGTGAAGTTGAGAGAAGTCGTATGATTGTTGTGAAAAGCTACGACTTGCATGGCAATGAAGTGGAACTCACAGCATATGATGATATTGCACGTATGATTTTACATGAGATTGATACATTAAACGGTATTTTATTTATTGATAAAATGAAAAAAGAAGTGACAGAAGCAGAATTGGAGGCGTATTTAGAAGATGAGTAA
- the fmt gene encoding methionyl-tRNA formyltransferase, with protein MSKIIFMGTPDFSTKILEMLIETEEVIAVVTQPDRPVGRKRTLTPPPVKKVAVAHNIPVLQPEKLTGSEELETLLNMPCDLIVTAAFGQLLPESLLSHPTYGAVNVHASLLPKYRGGAPIHQSIIDGEAETGVTIMYMVKQLDAGDIISQRAIPIEETDNVGSMHDKLSDLGTVLLQETLPSILDGTNARTLQESDKATFASNIQREDERIDWTKDARAVFNHIRGLSPWPVAYTKLDDKVMKLYDAHIVTGKQGEPGQIIETTKKQIIVGTGSEDAIALTEIQLAGKKRMPVANFLSGYHETLVGKELHS; from the coding sequence ATGAGTAAAATAATTTTTATGGGGACACCCGATTTCTCAACGAAAATATTAGAAATGTTAATCGAGACGGAAGAAGTTATTGCTGTTGTTACACAACCAGATAGACCTGTGGGTAGAAAGAGAACACTGACGCCGCCACCAGTGAAAAAAGTAGCGGTAGCACATAATATTCCTGTTCTCCAACCTGAAAAGCTTACAGGGTCTGAAGAGTTAGAAACACTATTAAATATGCCATGTGATTTAATCGTTACTGCAGCTTTTGGACAATTATTGCCAGAATCATTACTTTCACACCCAACATATGGTGCTGTAAATGTGCATGCGTCTTTATTACCTAAATATCGTGGAGGTGCACCTATCCATCAATCTATTATCGATGGTGAGGCAGAAACAGGTGTCACAATTATGTATATGGTAAAACAATTAGATGCAGGAGACATTATTTCACAACGTGCCATTCCAATAGAAGAGACGGATAATGTAGGATCTATGCATGATAAGTTAAGTGATCTTGGAACAGTGCTTTTACAGGAAACACTGCCTAGTATTTTAGATGGAACGAATGCGCGTACACTGCAAGAATCTGATAAAGCGACTTTTGCTTCTAACATTCAACGTGAAGATGAGCGTATTGATTGGACCAAAGATGCACGTGCGGTCTTTAATCATATTCGTGGTTTATCACCATGGCCGGTTGCATATACGAAGTTAGATGATAAAGTCATGAAGTTATACGATGCACACATTGTGACTGGTAAGCAAGGTGAGCCGGGACAAATTATCGAAACGACAAAAAAACAAATAATAGTCGGAACGGGTTCTGAAGATGCTATTGCATTGACAGAAATTCAACTTGCAGGGAAGAAAAGAATGCCTGTTGCGAACTTCTTGAGTGGTTATCACGAAACTCTCGTTGGAAAGGAATTACATTCATGA
- the rsmB gene encoding 16S rRNA (cytosine(967)-C(5))-methyltransferase RsmB, producing MTTVRELSYQTLEAVLKDGAYSNLKMNEVLQEHPLSPADRGLYTALVYGTLKRKLTLDFYLKPYVKTKIKGWVRRLLWMSLYQFVYMDKIPTHAIINEAVEIAKQRGGKQTGNTVNAILRQATTQPLRSIDSIKNKEEQLSIRYSLPTWIIRHWKTHFGLEKTEEIAAQMLLPAVQTVRVNRTKLTPDEAVAQLIEEGYRVQQDNDIAHCLIVEGTGVMQSQLFREGKISIQDKSSMFVAEMIDLQHGQRVLDCCSAPGGKSCHMAEILDGTGEILATDIHDHKIGLIQHNIDKLGLSGIQARQHDATAPYEGTFDRILVDAPCSGLGVLRHKPEIRYTMNQETVDQLVKIQLQILNNVAQNLKIGGELIYSTCTIEQMENENVIYTFLKAHPEFEFVTLQDPRTKEQVKTLQLLPQDFDADGFFITKIRRKDQ from the coding sequence ATGACAACTGTACGTGAACTGAGTTATCAAACATTAGAAGCAGTATTAAAAGATGGTGCATACAGTAATTTAAAAATGAATGAAGTGTTACAGGAACACCCTTTAAGTCCTGCTGATCGAGGTCTTTACACGGCTCTTGTCTATGGGACACTGAAACGAAAACTCACTTTAGATTTTTATTTAAAGCCGTACGTCAAAACGAAAATTAAAGGATGGGTGAGACGTCTGCTTTGGATGAGTTTGTATCAATTCGTCTATATGGATAAAATTCCTACGCATGCCATTATTAATGAAGCGGTTGAAATTGCTAAGCAACGTGGTGGTAAACAAACAGGCAATACAGTGAATGCGATTCTTCGCCAAGCAACGACGCAACCGTTGAGAAGTATCGATAGTATTAAAAATAAAGAAGAGCAGTTATCCATTCGTTACAGTCTGCCTACGTGGATTATTCGTCATTGGAAAACACACTTTGGACTTGAAAAAACCGAAGAAATCGCTGCACAGATGTTGCTTCCAGCTGTACAGACAGTGCGTGTAAATCGTACAAAACTGACACCTGATGAAGCGGTAGCACAATTGATAGAAGAAGGGTATCGTGTACAACAAGATAACGATATTGCACACTGTTTGATTGTTGAAGGCACAGGCGTGATGCAGTCGCAACTGTTTAGAGAAGGTAAGATTAGTATTCAAGATAAAAGTTCAATGTTTGTTGCAGAAATGATAGATTTACAACATGGACAACGCGTGTTAGATTGTTGCAGTGCACCAGGTGGCAAGTCATGTCATATGGCAGAGATATTAGATGGAACAGGGGAAATACTTGCGACGGATATCCATGATCATAAAATTGGATTGATTCAACATAATATTGATAAGTTAGGATTGTCAGGCATTCAAGCTCGTCAGCATGATGCGACAGCACCTTATGAAGGGACATTTGATCGTATATTAGTCGATGCCCCTTGTAGTGGACTTGGTGTACTACGACACAAACCAGAAATTCGATATACAATGAACCAAGAAACGGTCGATCAATTAGTTAAGATTCAATTACAAATCCTTAACAATGTTGCGCAAAATTTAAAAATAGGTGGCGAGCTCATCTATTCAACCTGTACAATAGAACAAATGGAGAATGAGAATGTGATTTATACCTTTTTAAAAGCACATCCTGAATTTGAATTTGTTACATTACAAGATCCAAGAACGAAAGAACAAGTTAAAACATTACAACTTCTACCACAAGATTTTGATGCAGATGGCTTTTTTATAACGAAGATAAGAAGAAAGGATCAGTGA
- the rlmN gene encoding 23S rRNA (adenine(2503)-C(2))-methyltransferase RlmN encodes MITAEKKKKNKFLPDFEKQSIYSVRFDEMKDWLKTHGQQSFRAKQIFEWLYDKRVNQFDEMTNLSKDLRQLLEDNFTMTTLETVVRQESRDGTIKFLFELQDGYTIETVLMRHEYGNSVCVTTQVGCRIGCTFCASTLGGLKRNLEAGEIVSQVLTVQKALDETDERVSSIVIMGIGEPFENYDEMMDFLKIINDDNGLNIGARHITVSTSGIIPRIYDFADESLQINFAISLHAANNDIRSQLMPINRAYDVNKLIEAIEYYQEKTNRRITFEYGLFGGVNDQLTHARELAALIKHLNCHVNLIPVNHVPERNYVKTPKEDIFKFEKELKRLGINATIRREQGADIDAACGQLRAKEREAETR; translated from the coding sequence ATGATAACAGCAGAAAAGAAGAAAAAAAATAAATTCTTGCCTGATTTTGAGAAACAATCAATTTATTCCGTCCGCTTTGACGAAATGAAAGATTGGTTGAAAACACATGGACAACAAAGCTTTAGAGCAAAGCAAATATTTGAATGGCTTTATGACAAACGAGTCAATCAATTTGATGAGATGACGAACTTGTCGAAAGACTTACGTCAACTGCTTGAAGATAACTTTACAATGACGACATTAGAAACTGTTGTACGACAAGAAAGTCGTGACGGTACGATTAAGTTTTTGTTTGAATTGCAAGATGGTTATACAATTGAAACAGTTTTAATGCGACATGAATATGGCAACTCAGTTTGCGTGACAACACAAGTTGGTTGCCGTATCGGTTGTACGTTCTGTGCTTCAACATTAGGTGGATTGAAGCGTAATCTTGAAGCAGGTGAGATTGTTTCACAAGTATTAACTGTACAGAAAGCGTTGGACGAAACAGACGAGCGTGTGTCATCAATCGTTATCATGGGAATCGGTGAACCTTTTGAGAACTATGATGAAATGATGGATTTCTTAAAAATCATTAATGATGATAATGGTCTCAATATTGGTGCACGCCACATTACGGTATCAACATCTGGCATTATTCCACGTATTTATGATTTTGCGGATGAATCATTACAAATCAACTTTGCGATTAGTTTGCACGCAGCGAACAATGATATCCGTTCACAACTCATGCCGATTAACCGTGCTTATGATGTGAACAAATTAATTGAAGCAATTGAATACTATCAAGAGAAAACCAACCGTCGTATTACATTTGAATATGGCTTGTTTGGTGGTGTGAATGATCAATTGACACATGCACGTGAACTCGCAGCGTTGATCAAACATTTGAACTGTCATGTGAACTTAATTCCAGTCAATCATGTACCAGAACGTAACTATGTAAAAACACCGAAAGAAGATATCTTTAAGTTTGAAAAAGAATTAAAACGTCTCGGTATTAATGCGACGATTCGTCGTGAACAAGGTGCTGACATCGATGCAGCATGTGGACAGTTACGCGCGAAGGAACGAGAAGCAGAAACGAGGTAG
- a CDS encoding Stp1/IreP family PP2C-type Ser/Thr phosphatase translates to MLNAELYSITGDYRDQNEDAAGVFYNQTDQQLLVMCDGMGGHLAGEVASQFVVEALQTRFERENFIEQNQAEAWLKETLQAVNLELYALAQENDAYTGMGTTCVCALVYDHHIIVANIGDSRAYLVNSRTCDQVTMDHTFVNQLVMLGQITEEEAFNHPKRHLITKVMGTDKLVSPDVYTRRTQFYQYLLLNTDGLTDYVTKQEIQELLVEPKTLRELGDDLLARAEVRAAKDNVSFILAEIAGDPV, encoded by the coding sequence ATGTTAAATGCAGAACTTTATTCGATAACAGGAGATTATCGTGATCAGAACGAAGATGCGGCCGGTGTCTTTTACAATCAAACAGATCAACAGTTACTTGTCATGTGTGATGGTATGGGCGGTCATTTGGCTGGTGAAGTGGCATCGCAGTTTGTTGTAGAAGCACTTCAAACACGTTTTGAACGCGAAAATTTCATTGAACAAAATCAAGCAGAAGCGTGGTTAAAAGAAACATTACAAGCAGTGAATCTAGAGCTTTATGCATTGGCACAAGAAAACGACGCATACACAGGTATGGGAACAACATGTGTTTGTGCACTTGTGTATGATCATCATATCATCGTTGCGAATATTGGTGATTCACGTGCCTATTTGGTGAACAGCAGAACGTGTGATCAAGTGACAATGGACCATACATTTGTAAACCAACTCGTAATGCTTGGACAGATTACCGAAGAAGAAGCTTTTAACCATCCGAAACGACACCTTATTACGAAAGTCATGGGAACAGATAAACTTGTGAGTCCAGATGTTTATACAAGACGCACACAGTTTTACCAATATTTATTATTAAATACCGATGGCTTAACAGATTATGTCACAAAACAAGAAATTCAAGAGTTACTTGTTGAACCGAAAACACTGCGTGAACTAGGAGATGACTTGTTAGCACGTGCAGAAGTGCGTGCGGCTAAAGACAATGTTTCATTCATTCTGGCAGAAATTGCAGGTGATCCAGTATGA
- the pknB gene encoding Stk1 family PASTA domain-containing Ser/Thr kinase, whose translation MIGRIIDERYEIQDVLGGGGMSKVYGAMDTILNRKVAVKMIQVPASERQATIDRFEREVQNTTQLSHPNIVSVLDVGEEDDCFYLVMEFIEGTTLSEYIKTHGPIAPEKAIGYIEQVMQGIQHAHEQGIVHRDIKPQNIMIDPNDTLKIVDFGIAKALSESTMTQTNHVIGTVQYLSPEQAKGEKTGERTDIYSIGIVLYEMLTGAAPFHGETAVSIAIKQIQEPVPNVTEHHPDIPQALSNVILRATEKEPVNRYVTVSEMAHDVATVLDDSRADEQMYQADESITKTVAVDKNALKQQQEPVTSNETASIPIVQTEQNTTRSTPPPRTHRAAMASAYTGKPKRSRKKKVIAGLILLLLFVSLFFFVTAAMMGNKYSQVPNVLGQTEERATEMLAEKNLKVGNVSQTYNDQYEEGQIASISPKEGEKVKQDSTVDLVISKGEHREKMPDLVGKSREEAEKVLGELGFEKVHYTTAYTQNDIPKGHIEAQNVSPGTEVSVKKEMIEITESLGKRQVYVNDYTYKDIALATSDLESEGLKVTVIERREDNKVKENHIIKQSPKNKEVDEGSEVKFIVSKGASEADKLKNKPKDDDKDKDDEEDSSDNKQAYDKTYTQSLTIPYTGKDKKPQKVEVYIKDKNNDGKKPRTFQIKNNTSQVLNFTIEDGGSASYRVVVDGKEVESNEIKYDDF comes from the coding sequence ATGATCGGGCGCATCATTGATGAACGTTATGAGATTCAAGATGTTTTAGGCGGCGGTGGCATGTCAAAAGTATACGGAGCGATGGATACGATTTTGAATCGCAAAGTTGCAGTCAAGATGATCCAAGTTCCTGCAAGTGAGAGACAGGCAACGATTGATCGTTTTGAGAGAGAAGTTCAGAATACAACACAATTATCGCATCCAAACATTGTCAGTGTTTTAGATGTTGGAGAAGAAGATGATTGTTTCTATCTTGTGATGGAATTCATTGAAGGAACAACATTGTCTGAATACATTAAAACACATGGACCGATTGCCCCTGAGAAAGCGATTGGCTATATTGAACAAGTGATGCAAGGGATTCAACATGCGCATGAACAAGGCATTGTACATCGTGATATAAAACCACAAAATATTATGATTGACCCCAATGATACGTTGAAAATTGTTGATTTTGGTATTGCGAAAGCATTGAGTGAGTCAACGATGACACAAACGAATCATGTGATTGGTACTGTACAATATTTATCACCTGAACAAGCAAAAGGCGAAAAAACAGGTGAGCGTACAGATATTTATTCGATTGGTATTGTTTTATATGAAATGTTGACTGGAGCAGCACCATTTCACGGTGAAACAGCAGTAAGTATTGCGATTAAACAAATTCAAGAACCTGTACCCAATGTGACAGAGCATCATCCAGACATCCCACAAGCTTTGAGTAACGTTATACTGAGAGCAACAGAAAAAGAACCTGTAAATCGCTATGTGACAGTGTCTGAAATGGCACACGATGTGGCAACAGTACTCGATGATAGTCGAGCAGATGAACAGATGTACCAAGCTGACGAATCTATTACGAAAACAGTCGCAGTGGATAAAAATGCATTGAAGCAACAACAAGAACCTGTTACATCAAATGAGACTGCGAGTATTCCGATTGTCCAAACAGAACAAAACACAACACGATCAACGCCACCACCGAGAACACATCGTGCGGCAATGGCAAGTGCGTATACGGGAAAACCGAAACGTTCACGCAAGAAGAAAGTAATTGCGGGATTGATTTTGTTGTTGTTATTTGTAAGTTTATTTTTCTTCGTGACTGCAGCAATGATGGGGAATAAATATAGCCAAGTACCAAACGTACTCGGGCAAACGGAAGAACGTGCGACAGAGATGCTAGCTGAGAAAAATCTCAAAGTAGGCAATGTTTCACAAACGTATAATGATCAGTATGAAGAAGGTCAAATTGCTTCAATCAGTCCGAAAGAAGGCGAGAAAGTAAAACAAGATAGCACAGTGGATCTTGTTATTTCGAAAGGTGAGCACCGTGAAAAAATGCCGGATTTAGTCGGTAAATCACGTGAAGAAGCTGAAAAAGTACTCGGAGAATTAGGCTTTGAAAAAGTACATTATACAACGGCTTATACGCAAAATGACATTCCGAAAGGCCATATCGAAGCGCAAAATGTTTCACCAGGCACGGAAGTTTCTGTGAAAAAAGAGATGATTGAGATTACGGAATCACTCGGTAAACGCCAAGTATATGTCAATGACTATACGTACAAGGATATTGCACTAGCAACTTCAGATTTAGAATCAGAAGGTTTGAAAGTGACAGTGATTGAACGACGTGAAGATAACAAAGTGAAGGAAAATCATATTATTAAACAGTCACCAAAAAATAAAGAAGTTGATGAAGGTTCTGAAGTTAAGTTTATCGTTTCTAAAGGAGCTTCAGAAGCAGATAAGCTGAAAAACAAACCGAAAGACGATGACAAGGATAAAGATGATGAAGAAGACAGCTCAGATAATAAACAAGCTTATGATAAGACATATACGCAATCATTGACGATTCCATATACTGGAAAAGATAAAAAACCTCAAAAAGTTGAAGTCTATATAAAAGACAAAAACAATGATGGTAAAAAGCCACGTACATTCCAAATTAAAAACAACACGTCTCAAGTATTA